GGTATGTGTGGATTTCAGCTGCATATTCTGGAACTTCGTTCACATTGACTGACTTTTCGTCCCCATCAACCACAGACATGTCCATGGGAGAATCTGGGGAAAGAAACCAATTTGAATGTTCCGAAGACCCAACCGttgaaaaattaagaaatttcaAACCCACCAAAGCTAACATCCATTGATGATGGGATGTCGATTGTGGCCAGAGGCTGGCGGAGTCGTGCCACAGCATTGCTGATGGTGAGGGGAGATTCTTCCACAGTGGGTTTCAACTTGATGGCTTCAGCCCCCTTGGTTGGAGCTTTATCAGGCTCATCCACGTGGATCTGGAAAGCAGGTTGCCTGGTAGGTGGCTTCTCAATGTTGCTCCTTGCAACATCTTCAGTTTTGCAGAAGAAAGGCTGCGATGATTCCTGGAACAACAACGACTGAATCAGGAAACTCCTCGGACTGAACACGAGAAAAGCATTAGAATTTATAATGATGTTgcattttacaaatttatttagttACTGATGGCGGGAGCAAGCTCTGGGAAATGTATACTGCTTTAACTGGCTCCAAGACGAGGAAAACTGTTATGCTTGGTGACATAAAAATGGCGGACAACTAGGCCAAATGAAAGCCAAGGCTAAATTGAACCTTAAATATGGATCGATTAAGGCAGTCCAACAGGAGCCACTTCATCTGCATGCGATTCTTTGAAGACTTGTAGGAATTTTAAGTTTTACTGTATTCAGAGCATGCAAGCAGCTATTAGCTTTAGCTAACCACACGGGCCGGTTTACAGCACTGTTACCTGCTTTACGCCGCGCTGGTTCTGGACTTTGCTCCTGTGGTTGTTCTGCAGGGCTCCCAGGACGGTTCTGTTGGCAGCTTGCTTCGGAGGAAGATTTTCCAGGTTGTCGTTGGCTGCAGCTCTGTGTTTGAGTGAGCCTCTGAGCCGTGTTAGCATGTTCTCCTGGTTGTGATTCTCGCTAGCCGCGCTTCCTCGTCTGTTAGCTGCTGCCATGTTTCCCCCTCAAACAGCACCCCCAAAAAACTGATACTCTTCTGTTAAAACTGCTCAGATAAATCGCGTTGATCTTTCAGTGACAAGAAATCGTGTACGAGCAGTTACTGTAGAGACTAAACAGTCGTTTCTAATCAAAACTTAACTGTTGAGATGGCAACTACACTTAGAACTGAGGCgctaaaagcaaaacaaacaaaaacagaaagcgCATATACGGCAGGAGCcttgctaaagaaaaaaaaactgcgcTAAGTTGTCATTTTAAGCGGTCTGAAAGTTGTACCAACCTGCAGAAAAAGCAGCTGCGCTCAGATCTATTTACAGATAAGCATGAAGGGGACGCAAGATTGTCCCAGTTCAAGTAGCCCGCGATGATTGAAACGGACCAATCAGAAGAGAAAGAGCGATTCACGTTGTACTTCTACGGCGGCCGAGACAGTGCAATATTGCTTTGATTGCAAATTCAAAACCGGTTTGAAACAAAGATCACCCTCAAGAGAAACGTTACATGGCTTTAACGACTGTTTCAgttcagaaaacacacacaaacagctgtaTTTTACTTGAGATGCTGTTAAACATTTAGGATTTTACGTTTCCTGAAAAGTTTAAAGAGTTTTAGTCTGCCTGAAAATAAAAGACTTGcattgctgaaaaaaaaaatcatttgacaGAAACAATTTGTAAAGTCAATACTATCGGAGGTTCATACatcatttaatttgaaactgaATGATTTCAACTGTATATATGTTCATTAACTTTTGTCAGTGTTAGAAAACAAGAATAttagtgtatatatatatatatatatatatatatatatatatatatatatatatatatatatatatatatatatatatatacactaaTATTCTTGTGTATATTAGTGTACACAAGAATACACTAATCTTGTGTATATAAGATATATACACAAGATTAGTGTGTATatatcttatatatatatatatatatatatatatatatatatatatatatatatatatatatatatatatatatgttgtaactcattttactcaagttacTTTCAAAGAGTTGTAGAAACTGGTGGCGATGTATTACACCAGTGATGAAgaaaacctctgactgaagacattttaCTGTTGtatgacagtctcatgaagaggaagGTCAttattgtctgtaattttctcAAGAATTCTTCTTAGCGCCATCATTTCCAGAGGTTCAATAGTCCCTTTATCTTCTTTATCACCTTGCCAAGCCTTCTTGAGTCCCCATCTGATACCCCAACATATAAGAATAGGAGAGATTTTATACTCTCCATAATAGATTTATATAAGATATGCAGCTCTTTTTTCAAACACTGAAGGATTTCATCTTCCTGAAGAAGTACAATCAGTCTGTCCTTTCTTGTAGGCAGCTTTACggtccagtctgttgtccaggtGAACACCGAGATCAGTTTTCTCTTCCACCACCTCCAATTCTCCCATAATGGAAATAGAGTTTGATGTTATCCTTATGGTTAttgcaattatttaaatttaaaaaaactttcaacCTATTGGCAATTTCTCCGGCTGTTCATGTGACCAGATAGTATTtaactaatttaattaaacatttcttaagAAATTGCACCTTTGTTGTGGATTTGCTCTACGTTACACTGGTTATTTAAATTGTCAAGACTGAACCATccgttttgcttttaaatgggGTTTTTTATTAGAGTTTTTCTCAACCcccaaatatatatatgtatatatatatacacacacacacacacacaaatagcTGTTATGGGAAATGTTTGTTATTTCATTATAAATGAAATGAGTCAGAAAAACTTAGTCCAAGGGACAGTGGCCATAGGTCTGTAGATAGATTAAATCAGTCCCCCTGATTAAATATGTAGATAGATTTAATCAGTATGGGGACTGATTAAATCTGTCCCCAAAAACAATATTCATGTCAGATCTGatgttttggaaacatttcaaaagcaaaTTCTCTATAAATGGTAAAACTGAATTCAAggatttttgtaacattttcatttagccTCAATTAAAAGACAGCCATTATTCAATTAAACATACATTATTATTTAAGCAATATCAAAagattgaatattttattattctgcaatattaatattatatttataaatagtttctaaatacaataaaataccaTAATTTGAAACAACATAAACATCAGTGTTGGATAATTACCATTCTGTGATGTGATTACAGGACAAAGCAGCCCagagataaaacagaaaaatataaatttctgGTTTGTTTGACTTCATGGTTCACTGAAAAAGTCTAACAGTGAATTTAAGTCATAATGGTCAAGTATCTGCAGCATTGATGACACTTTTGTTCTCACATTCTTGCCCTTGAACTTGAATTTGTCAATAAGAAGATCAGTGATCATCCCTGCAAGAAAGATAAGCACAGATCAGGTTACTCCAATCCAAATGACttacaacattcaaatttcCTTAAAAATCAGTTTCATAGTGACTCCTAGACTTTACCATAGAGCCTATCAAGGTGTGCTGGCTGCTTCTTGTACTCCTCCAGAAGATTGGCAGACTCGTCCAAGATGCTGCGGTACTCTGGTATTAGGAAATCAGCATTCCCCTCATGTACCTGGAGCTCCTTACGATTATagaagaaaggaaggagaaCCAGGTTATGCATGAGCCCTGACACAATGTGTTCCCATTTAACCAAAACTTACTTTGAGAGCATCGATAAGCTGAACTTTCTTTGCCAACAGTAGCTGGTACTCCAGTTTTGGATGGATCATCCGGAGAGTATGACTGACTGAGTCGTCATTTATATCTAGAAGATACACAACAAATGGGTTTCTTTTCTCCTGtataaatcaaagcaaaaccaCATCAGTGTAAAATTCAGAGATACGCAGTAGACCTACCgtatgaaatatttagatttattttctttttggtcGCCTCTTTAGAGAGAACATCTCTGAGGATAGAGATGGTAGAAATGTTGTCTGACTTAAAGTGACCCTCCCCTTTGCTGAAAGATAAATCAGACAATTGAAAAAACATACCtaaaagaaattgtaaaacccaggagaaaatttcaaatttagttgtacatttttaaaatgtgcaactAAACAAGGTTTTATGTTGTCCTCTAAGCCTCAGAGACCACATGAACAGAACTTTTAAGATAACAGTTGTGAGCttagatattattttatcagtcaaatcaaagcACTTTTCTCTGCAAAGTGCCaaagtgaaaagatgttcaTTATTATTCAATTTCAAAAAGTACTCTTAGAATGCAGAGAGAGagctttttattaatattttaacatttgctaatgggttttataaatatattctgTGACAACTGGTCTTTTGAGGATATTTGATATGACACTCCTGAACAAAACTAAAGTTGTTTTTAGTATGTTCCCGAGTTTACCAGTATGTGGCTTCAATCTGTGTGCCGAGGAACGTGTTGTGGAAGTAGAAGGTCACACTCTCCCCTGCAGGCGTTTTTTCAGGCACCTCTGGCAAACAGAAAACCACCCAGGAATGAATTTCAGCAAAACTGAACTGCCCCACCAGACTGAGTTGGTTCATTGGCCTGAAACAGAAATGGACAGAGATCATCTACAATGTAGTTGATATAACTGGAAGTTGACTTCTAACTAAATGTCTACTCATTACTGTATACCAGCTTTTTTATATTCAAGCAGTCAAATTGTTATTTGATGCTTACATGAAGCCCTTACCTGTCTGGGTCTATGCTGTGTGTCCGCTGGTGTAGAGAAAGCGGTTTGATCTGATACTGTCGAACCTGGCAGGTCTTAGGCTGCAGCCTGGGTGTAATGTAAGCCTGCAGGGTCCCATACTGTCCCTCAATGGATCTCACCTGGTTGTGGATaaaactgattatttatttGCCACATCTTATACAGAACAAGATTTAAGCTCATCAAGTAGACAGGGTAGTCATTTTTCCCCAGCATTCATATAAACCTGCACTGTAGTGACTATTTGTCCAAAACTCAAATTCAACTTAAAGGTGATTAAAGCAAAAGGTGAATTCAACTCCAATAGTCACCTGATGCACCGTGTATTCTGGCTTACGCAGTCCAAAAGATCAAAAAGAGTCAAAATGCagttctttgtttgttttattccactGTTCAGACAAAACAAGTTACAGTCTTCACAGGATTCTGCTACTTCTCCTGCTCTGATTCCTGCCCCTGTTCTTTGACTGATTGACTGGCAGACTGACAACTGATGACAAACTGGCTGACTGGTAAAAAAACCCATCAGACCACACACATGCATAATCAGCTACCTAAGACCTACCTATTTATACCGTGAAACACCCACAtcccaaactgaaattaattaactaattaagtgaattactaaccaattttaaataacaaattaaacaaaaaatctaattataaatcaactagaaaataagcaaaaaataaaaatcaactaaataatctaaattctaAGATTTAAGTGAAAAGGGAGAAATAGCTCCGACACTGCAGAGACTTCACATTTGAAGAATTAACCAAGCAGTGATACAACAGAAAGTAAAATACCAACTATAGTTGCACAATGTGTTGCAAAAGTGTTCCTACACCTTTaagctttttcatattttgttggGTTATAACCataaacttcagtgtatttaattagaatttttcaTGACCCAAGCAAAAGTACTCCATAAATGTGAAGGACAAGAAAAATGATACctattttcttacattttaactaataaaaatatgtattcagCCTTAATTTAATCTTATCAAAATTCATGCTGTTCTGTGAAACCCCTAAGGTTTGTTAGCGctcattagtgaacaaacagcatcatggaaatcaaactgagaatctgtggaaagacTTTCAAGtagatgttcacagatgctctctaACCAATTTAACTGAGCCTGAATTGTTTTCACAAAGAAGAATGGGGAAAAACATCAGTGTGTAGATGAGAAAGGCTGTTAAAGATCTACAGCTGTAATGGCAGTGACCAGATATTCTACAAAATTTTGACCCAGAAGGGTTTAATATAGATGCACATCACTCTTTGTccatttctggtttttatttgttaaaaaaaactgcataagCTTCTTTCCATGTCACAATCATGCACCGCTTTGTGTTAGCCTACAATAGTGTGGTACtgcaatgttaaaaaaaaaaaaaaaaaatataggaaGGTTTAAGGGTTAATAATACCTTTGCAAACCATTGTACAAACCTAAGAGCTCCATTAGCGGTGAGTTGTAATAAAGAAAACCCTACATGCCTTCACTCGGAGTTAATTTAATAGTTACCTTAAGCTCAAGTCTGGTTGTATTAGCTTGACATCTGTATGTGGCCAGGAGGAAGTTTCCATTAGGTTGCTGGAAACACATATTCAGTCAGGGCTGTAAGAGCACAGCAGGTTTATGCTTTATCCAGGCTTAATGTATACAGACTGATTTAGACAGCTCACCTGTGAGTCGCATTCACTGAAACTGACAACGGCTGAGTTCTTATCTACATCCAGCAGGTCTATGGGGACATCactctgagaaaataaaaagattgaAGTTATAGTCTGCTTCTTAGATAATAcgattaaaaataaagaatgttaTTTATATCAGCAGCAAATAACTGCTGATGCCTGCAAGAGGATGCCTGCAAGAGTAGGTTATCGATGGCCGTCGGCACTTCCAGAGTGAGACTGTAGCTGGCGTCATCCTGGCAGAGCGTGAACTTGTCATTGATGCTGAAAACAGGCACAGCAGAGACGGCTGTGCTGGACTGACTGGACTGTTGGTATTGCTCACGCCCCTGAAGAACTTTAACCTGCAGCTGCTCGAGCTCTGCACTAAAAGGCAACGATATGACTCAGAAACAAATTTATGCCGAAAACCCAAATTTAATTGGAACGCAGAAGGTAAAATGAGAAGCTCAGACAAATGGATAATTGTGCTCATACCTGAGTGCTTCTATTTTAGACTGGGTCTCCTTGCTCAATCTGACTTCGTCTCCTTGTACAGCCTCGGCCCTCTGGGGTTCAGAGGTCAGCCCAGTCACCCATCCTGAAGATATAATCCGCATTCAAGGATACAACTATTAGAAAAATCTAagtttgagaccatttttataatttctttaatttctaaagGTAAATCACATCTCTTAACCTGTATAGGTGGCAGTTAAGACCTCATCATACGACTCTTTCCCCACACAGCCCCCTTGGATGGAGGTCACACTCTCTGTCAACACCTGAAAGGAGAAGAAAtttcatctttaattaaaaaatcagccagcattttaaagcaaagttaaaGTATGCCCGTGGAGGCAATCAGCTCATAAATATAGGCTGGACTGGCAAGTTTTTATAGTGTTTCCCTGCAAGCATACATGACGGGACATTATACTGGGAGTGAATGTATGCATTAATCCAAAGGTCATAAACAGCTTTAGGATTGAAAACTAAACTTAAAACATATTGGCAACATGCAGGCCACCTGACCGATAATGTGGTCAAGCAGCTTTTAATTGTGATAACTGTTTGCCACTattaatgaagaaaatcaaactAGAACGGGTAAAGACATTTCCGTCATGCCAAACAAAATCTCACATGTTCAAAGCGTAACGTAGGCTCTCTGGAGCTGTCAAAACCATAGACTTCAACTGTCCCATCGTCCCTGCCCACCAGGATGTCATTCACACCATCGCCAATGATGTCATAAGTGTCAATGCAAAGAATTCCtgatggaagaaagaaaagagttttGGTGCTTTGAGACCAAAACTCAAGACACAATGGGTCATGCCGTGAATTTTTTAAAACGAAATacttaataaaacattgtgCACGATATCATAGTTCAGTTTAGAAGTCTACACACACTAATAATTGCCTTATATATTAATTtggaaaattaaactgaaaaacaaaatctgggTGAACTAGTTtcaatttattgtaaatttcCCATAATCCACACAAAGTTCAAATACAGACAGCCTTTGAACTGAACTCCCACATCCCCattaatatatatatgcatTCACATGCATATTTGACCACCCTCCTTGTTAGAATGGCATCGTTTAGATTTGAGTATTTAAACTGTTTGTCTGTCTGGCACAGACTCAGATTTAACGTATTTTTGCATGTATTATTGCGCATTTTACCAATAGTGGgctgaaaaaaaacaccctcagcatgatgctaccatcACCATGCCTGGAAGCTGGTACAGTGTTATGTTTGAAGGTTTTGCTGCACTATTATGCCAACCGCTTATAGTTCATGGAAGTCTTGAGCCTTCATGCTTCCTAGTTGTTCCTAAACATCCTAAAACCAAACACatcaaaactgattttagaATAAATGAAGCAGGAAAGCATTAAG
This Xiphophorus hellerii strain 12219 chromosome 23, Xiphophorus_hellerii-4.1, whole genome shotgun sequence DNA region includes the following protein-coding sequences:
- the bbs7 gene encoding BBSome complex member BBS7, which gives rise to MELHLHRLDYTQVGVTSQKTMRLLPALGKKSTQKVAIADHDGVVTCFGMKKGEAVPVFKTLPGAKVARMDLGGAEGTPQEKIFVCSGSQVRGFTKKGKQFLTFEANLTESINALHVSGADLFVCASYIYNHYCDCKDQDYFLSGDKINDITCMSSEKLPHLIPVLACQDRVLRVLQGSELSYDIEVPGPPSVLELFNKDGGEEVLYGTTDGKIGLVQIGDCDAATKWEIGNEKRKGGILCIDTYDIIGDGVNDILVGRDDGTVEVYGFDSSREPTLRFEHVLTESVTSIQGGCVGKESYDEVLTATYTGWVTGLTSEPQRAEAVQGDEVRLSKETQSKIEALSAELEQLQVKVLQGREQYQQSSQSSTAVSAVPVFSINDKFTLCQDDASYSLTLEVPTAIDNLLLQSDVPIDLLDVDKNSAVVSFSECDSQQPNGNFLLATYRCQANTTRLELKVRSIEGQYGTLQAYITPRLQPKTCQVRQYQIKPLSLHQRTHSIDPDRPMNQLSLVGQFSFAEIHSWVVFCLPEVPEKTPAGESVTFYFHNTFLGTQIEATYCKGEGHFKSDNISTISILRDVLSKEATKKKINLNISYDINDDSVSHTLRMIHPKLEYQLLLAKKVQLIDALKELQVHEGNADFLIPEYRSILDESANLLEEYKKQPAHLDRLYGMITDLLIDKFKFKGKNVRTKVSSMLQILDHYDLNSLLDFFSEP